Proteins from a genomic interval of Arachis hypogaea cultivar Tifrunner chromosome 10, arahy.Tifrunner.gnm2.J5K5, whole genome shotgun sequence:
- the LOC112716153 gene encoding TOM1-like protein 9, whose protein sequence is MVNSLVERATSDMLIGPDWALNLEICDILNHDPGQAKDVVKGIKRRIRSKNPKAQLLALTLLETIVKNCGDTVHMHVAEKEVLHEMVKVARKKPDSNVREKILNLIDTWQEAFGGQRARYPQYYAAYQELLHAGAVFPPRSESSPPVFTPLQTRPLTSHPQNIRNFDVQGDTAGSSSTGSSTEAEFPTLSLSEIQNARGILDVLAEMLNAIDPGNKEGLRQEVIIELVGQCRTYKQRVVHLVNSTSDESLLCQGLALNDDLQRVLAKHESIASGTSNQKDNEKPKPSTPGALVDHPLVDTEDGGKQSDERLPSNAEAESQPFNQLLLTAPPTANGSAAPLNVNAKWDLLSGDDYNSSPKADNSLALVPLGEQQPASPTPHQNNALVLFDMFSNGNNGPAPILGQPNSLSPQFHHQTFISQGIFYPNVNMPNVGSPRYEQQSSPFAQTTAPIWNNSQAQQQHQQQPPPPNSPAYGTQSGGSFPPPPWETTENGSPTAAGNQYPQPLQVTQVVMTHVQNAGTHGQGLPQPMGNDQAISMYMQQPNANTYMSTINNNNVGQSNQQFPQQIQGVPSGAYMSMVPHQMQNGNMAYMYPQQMYGNQFVGYGYGQQQQGVQYVEQQMYGLSVSDDNGMRNSYQVSATSYVPSGKPSKPEDKLFGDLVDMAKVKSPKTTAPDRASNT, encoded by the exons ATGGTGAACTCGTTAGTTGAACGTGCCACGAGCGACATGCTGATTGGTCCTGATTGGGCTTTGAACCTTGAAATCTGTGACATACTCAACCATGATCCTGG GCAAGCAAAGGATGTCGTTAAAGGCATAAAGAGGCGGATTCGAAGTAAAAATCCTAAAGCTCAACTCCTTGCATTAACT TTGCTGGAAACAATTGTAAAGAACTGTGGAGATACTGTTCACATGCATGTTGCAGAGAAAGAGGTTCTTCATGAGATGGTGAAAGTAGCAAGGAAAAAG CCTGATTCTAATGTCAGAGAGAAGATACTGAATCTTATTGATACTTGGCAAGAAGCCTTTGGAGGCCAAAGAGCAAGATATCCTCAATATTATGCTGCATACCAAGAACTGTTG CATGCAGGAGCAGTATTCCCTCCAAGATCTGAAAGTTCTCCACCTGTATTCACACCTCTACAAACACGTCCATTGACATCACATCCACAAAATATCCGCAACTTTGATGTGCAGGGGGACACAGCTGGGTCATCATCAACCGGGTCATCAACCGAGGCTGAGTTTCCAACCCTAAG TTTGTCTGAGATTCAAAACGCACGTGGTATCTTGGATGTTCTTGCAGAGATGCTGAATGCAATAGACCCTGGAAATAAAGAA GGGCTTAGACAGGAGGTTATAATTGAATTGGTGGGCCAGTGCAGAACTTACAAACAGAGAGTGGTACATCTTGTTAACTCAACTTC TGATGAGTCACTCCTATGCCAAGGTCTAGCTCTTAATGATGATCTACAACGTGTACTGGCCAAGCATGAATCCATTGCTTCAGGAACTTCTAATCAAAAGGACAACGAGAAACCAAAGCCTTCAACTCCTGGAGCACTTGTTGATCATCCTCTGGTTGATACTGAAGATGGTGGTAAACAAAGCGATGAGAG ATTACCATCTAATGCTGAAGCTGAGTCCCAGCCATTCAACCAATTACTACTTACTGCACCCCCAACAGCAAATGGTTCTGCTGCCCCTTTGAATGTTAATGCCAAATGGGACCTACTCAGTGGTGATGACTATAACTCATCACCTAAAGCTGATAACTCACTTGCTCTTGTTCCTCTAGGAGAACAGCAGCCAGCCAGTCCAACGCCTCATCAGAATAATGCACTTGTTCTTTTTGATATGTTCTCTAATGGTAACAATGGACCTGCTCCAATTCTTGGCCAACCAAATTCATTATCCCCCCAATTTCATCACCAGACATTCATATCTCAAGGCATATTTTATCCCAATGTAAATATGCCAAATGTGGGATCACCTCGTTATGAGCAACAATCATCACCATTTGCACAAACCACAGCTCCTATTTGGAATAATTCTCaggcccaacaacaacatcaacaacaaccaccaccaccaaatTCACCAGCTTATG GCACACAAAGTGGTGGATCATTTCCGCCGCCACCTTGGGAAACAACCGAAAATGGTAGTCCTACAGCAGCAGGCAACCAATATCCACAACCGTTACAGGTCACTCAAGTGGTTATGACACATGTACAGAATGCTGGTACGCATGGTCAAGGACTACCTCAGCCAATGGGGAATGATCAAGCTATCAGTATGTATATGCAGCAGCCAAATGCAAATACCTATATGTCAACAATCAATAACAATAATGTTGGTCAAAGCAATCAGCAATTCCCTCAGCAGATTCAAGGTGTTCCTAGTGGTGCTTACATGTCTATGGTTCCACATCAAATGCAAAATGGCAACATGGCTTACATGTATCCACAACAAATGTACGGCAACCAATTCGTCGGATATGGTTACGGTCAGCAGCAACAAGGGGTTCAATATGTTGAGCAACAGATGTATGGTTTATCTGTGAGTGATGACAATGGTATGAGAAACTCTTACCAAGTTTCTGCTACTTCTTATGTGCCATCTGGAAAACCTTCAAAGCCAGAGGATAAGTTGTTTGGGGACCTTGTTGATATGGCTAAAGTGAAATCCCCTAAAACAACTGCTCCTGATCGAGCTAGTAACACCTAG